A region of the Gallaecimonas mangrovi genome:
ACCGATAAAAAGCCCCGCTAAGCGGGGCTTTTTATTACCGATACCGTCCGAGACAAAACAATTCATAAGTAAACAAACAAAATAAAAACCCTAAAAAGCGCAATAATTAACCACCCATCTTTGATGGGTCTGCCTATAGCCCATTAGACTAGCTATATTGTTTGGCAAGGATGACGCTCTCTATGTCTAAAAATTCCATTACTCAGCAAATGAATCCGCCGGTCTTTTTCGGTTCGGCACTCATCATTTTGGCAGTGGTGCTTTTTGCAGTCATAGCACCCAAGACTGCAGGCGCCGCCTTCGGGGATGTACAAAGCTGGATAATTGCCAATACAGGCTGGTTTTACATACTGGCCGTGGCCATTTTCTTATTTTTTGTGGTTGGCTTAGCTTTTAGTAGTTACGGCAAAGTTCGCTTGGGGCCAGACCATATTGAACCTGACTTTAGTTACGGTTCTTGGTTTGCCATGCTGTTTTCAGCCGGCATGGGCATTGGCCTGTTATTTTTTGGTGTTGCCGAACCGGTTATGCATTTTACCAATCCTCCCGTTGGTCAAGGGCAAACGGTAGCAGCGGCCAAAGAAGCCATGCGCATCACATTCTTTCATTGGGGCATGCATGCTTGGGCCATTTATGCGGTTGTTGCCCTTTCGCTTGCCTACTTTAGTTTTCGGCATGGCCTGCCATTAACTATCCGCTCAGCGTTATATCCCATTCTCGGGGAACGTATACATGGTCCCATCGGCCATGCAGTAGATATTTTTGCCGTCTTGGGCACCATGTTTGGTGTTGCTACGTCACTTGGGCTGGGCGTAATGCAAGTTAACGCCGGCTTACAGTTCTTGTTTGATGTCCCCACCAACCTGACCGTACAAATACTGCTCATCGTTGGTATCACCCTGCTCGCCACCATATCGGTCGTCGTTGGCCTAGATGGCGGAATTAAGCGACTTTCAGAGCTCAATTTAGGGCTAGCGGTACTGCTGCTGTTTTTCGTACTTTTGGCTGGCCCCACCGTATTTTTGCTGCAAACGCTGGTGCAAAACACCGGTTCTTATCTTTCAGATATAGTTAGCAAAACCTTCAATTTGTATGCCTATAAACCTGACCACAGTTGGATTGGCGGTTGGACACTGTTCTATTGGGGCTGGTGGATAGCCTGGTCGCCTTTCGTTGGCATGTTTATCGCTCGGGTATCCCGAGGCCGCACCATTCGTGAGTTCGTAATTGGCGTACTTTGTGTGCCGGTCGGTTTCACCTTTATGTGGATGACCTTTTTTGGCGATACAGCAATTCACATGATTTTGGTGCAAGGCATTGATAGTGTTGGTTCTGCCGTGCAGGCAGATACCTCTACTGCGATTTTCAAATTCTTAAAAGAGTTGCCGTGGTCAGGGGTGATGTCGCTGCTGGCGACTTTGCTGGTTGTCACCTTCTTTGTTACCTCTTCCGACTCAGGCTCGCTAGTGATTGATATGATCACCTCGGGCGGCCGTGAAGAGCCACCGGTATGGCAACGCATCTTCTGGGCGCTCACCGAAGGGGCCGTGGCCATTGCCTTGCTGGTTGCTGGTGGCAAAGATGGCTTAAAAGCCTTACAGACCTTATCTATTGCCTCAGCCCTGCCCTTTGCCATTGTTATGCTCTTCATGTGCTATGCGCTGTGGAAAGCACTGCGTGTCGAGGGTTTAAAACAAAGCAGCTTGCGTTACAGCGTCTCACCACCAGGACAAGCTGGCAGCGCGGCGCCAAGAGCAGCAGGCTACACCTGGAAAAACCGCCTGCAGCGGATTGTTTCCTGGCCTAAAAAAGCCGAAGTAAAAACCTACATCAACGAAACCGTCAAGCCGGTGCTGCACTCGGTTGCCGAAGAACTAAGAACAACGACAGAAATGGAAGTCGTCGTTAAAGAAGATCAGGACGATAGGGCAGCAATCGTGGTTTCTCACGGCGAGGAAATCGACTTCATTTACGAGGTGCGCGCCAGAGGCTATACCGCACCAACCTTTGCCTTTCCGGAGTTTAATTTCACCGAAAAGGATGAAGCCAAACACTTTCGGGCAGAAGTTCACCTCCGTGAAGGTGGCCAAGGCTACGACGTGTATGGTTATACCAAAGAACAAGTGGTTAACGATATTCTTGACCAGTATGAAAAACATATGCAGTTCTTGCATATGGTGCGTTAATAAAAAAGGGCCCGGCGGGCCCTTTTTTATGCAGCAACCGTTTGGTTTCGCCCCTTTTTCTTCGCTTCATAAAGCGCAGCATCGGCACGGTTTAACGCTTCATCACCGTTCTTGTCTTTTCCGCCCAGTACCGTAACACCCAGGCTTACCGTTAAGGTGACTTCTTTACCATTATGGACAAGAGGGGTAGCACAAACCGCTTCCCGCACTTTTTCGGTTCTGGCATAACCATTATCAGGTTCTTTCGATTTAAACAGCCAAACAAATTCCTCACCACCGATACGCGCTAGCACATCGGTACTTTCAACATGTTCTTTAATGATGTCGGCAAAGTGCTTGAGCACCTGGTCACCAACACTGTGACCAAAGGTATCGTTAATTAACTTGAAGTGGTCAAGGTCCATCACCACCAGTGTGTACTTTTGCCCTTCGTCAATAATTTCGTTCATTGCCCGCATAAAAGCGCGACGATTTAAAAGGCCCGTTAGCATATCGGTACTAGCCAAAAGCGCTAACTCCGCCTCAGCTTCACAGCGTGCTTTCTCTACCAAACGGGCATGCATCAACATCCCCAAGGTATCGATTAATGGATTAAGAAAGCGAACCTCTTCTTCTGAGTACCCTTCGGAACGGTTAGCCAGCCCTACCACACCAAGCAGCTCGCCACGATAACTAATAGGTAGCCCGAGGAAAGACTCCAGCGGCGGGTGGCCTTTGGGCGTTCCTCCGGAGTGAGGGTCACGCCTAACGTTGTTTGAAATAACGGGCTTGCCAGTGACAATGGCTTGGCCAAACAGCGTGTTCATGTTGTGAAATTCCAAACCGCTTTCAATGTGCTTTTGATACAGGGCTCGGCTGGTGGCATCCCAACTGATATCAGAAATGGTTTGTACCCGCATGTACGGCAAGCCCTTCTCGGTGTGGTGCACTTCGCTGATAAAGCCAAACTGGCTTTCCGCTATTGCCAGCAGAGACTCAAAAATACCGTCACACGAGGCAGAAAGGTTTTGTTCTTCTAAAAATTGCGACTGGGCCTGGTGTATCAGGTTAAGAAGTGCTTGCTGGCGCTCCCTTGCCCTTTCTTCTGACTTTCTCGCACTGATGTCTTGATGCATGAACAGCATCCGCAGCGGTTCGCCATCTTTACTGTATTCAACAACACGACCATGAGATTCCAACCAGCGAATATCGCCACTGGGGCGAATGATCCGGTATTCACAGTGAAAACCCTTGGTTAGCGCCGCTAAATGCCGTTTCAAGGCTTCTTCAACCTGGGCACTATCAGCAGGGTGAATAAACTGCTGCCAAGAATGCAAACAAGGCTCCAGCTCTTCCGGGCTAACCCCCAACATAAAACTGAGCTGTGGGCTTAATAACAACTGATCTTGCAGCAGGTCCCAATCAGCCACTCCCATGGCAGACGCTTCCATCACCATCGACAGCCGGTCACGGGTTGCCTTAATTTGTAATTCCAGCAGCTTGCGATGGGTTTGTTCTAGCAGGTAGCCGTAAATGGCTGTCACATTGCCATTGATGTCGTACTGGGCAACGCTGTACTGGCGAACCCAATGCACCTTGCCATTGGCGCCCTTTAGCCGGTAATCAAGCTCTGACTGCCGGGCCCCACGGACATGGGCATTTAATAGCCTTAAGAACGCTTTTACATCGTCATCGTTAAGCCAATCCTCAAACCGAGCCTCACCGCTGCGAATAGCCATAACATCCATTCCAAGCAGAGCTTGTGCATTATCACTGATAAAGCACACCGGTAAGGCAGGGTTGGCTTCCCACATCACCATAACCACAGGGCTATCTTTCAGTTTGGTTTGGTCAAGAGGCACATGACTCAGTAAATCGCGCAATTTTAGTTCTTGCGCAAATAACTCTGCTACTTGCTCTAAACCGGGAGGAAAGTCGTCTTTGTGTTGCCACACCCCCAGCGTTGCTACCACGTTGTCGTCTTCTAAAACGGGCAATAACAGCAATACGGCGTCGTTGAAATATTGCTTTTTGGCGTGCCTGACCAGCGGCAGGAGCTGTTCTGTTGGGTCGGAAGGGTAAAACCAACTGATACGGCGGCGCTGGCAAGTGAGGCCCATGCGCTCAACGCCCAGTGCCCTGGCGGTTAACATCAGCATTTGTTCGAGTGCGGACGTGGAGGGGTCGCCGCAAACACCAATTCCTGCCATGGCTTATCCTTTTACTCTTATGCACTTCCCTACAACCAATCATTGGCTTTAGGCCATATCAGTGTAGTTGCATAGTTAAGGATTTGCGCAGCTAGACCGCTTGTAGCCTAGTGTCGGGCTTCTTGGAAAATCCCCAGCAGCAGCAGATCTTCGTCGCGGCCACCTTCCTCAGGTAATGCAAGTTGCTCAGAAATAGCCTTTTGCGGATCCATCGGCCACTTCCAGGCCAGGTGGCGATTTGCCAGCAATATTTGTGTTTGAGCAACAAAGTCGTGCACAGACTCCAAATACCGACTCCATTCAAACATGCCGAGCGGCGCTTGGCCTTCATCCATGGCTTCTCCCGAGTGCACCGGTACCGGCGTATAGCCGGCATTGCCGTAACGCACCTGGTGTTTTTCCCGGTCAATCACCATATAAAGCGCCCTGACAGGCTGCTCAAGCTGGCTTTTTAACAGCTCAACATTCAAATAGTCCAAGAAGGGCGCCGGGTTCAGCAGTAGCGATGGCTCACCTGCACGGTACTGTTTTACGGGTTGATTAAAAAGCGTTTTCAGTACCACGGACAAAAAGGCGCTATTGGAACTAGCATGACCAAAGCGCGCCACAAGCACCACCAAATAGCGGTCATCCAAGGCGACATAATCAACGAACTGGTCGGCGATCTCACTGGCAGTAAACAGCTGATAACGCAGCGTTACCTCGTGCCAACGCAGCAAAGGTTCGGGAAACATCTGCTGCTGCACTTCTCTGCCCGCCAGTTTACTTTCTTCCAGCATGCGCAGGTTAAGTTGTAACTCAACATTGGCAGCTTCTAGCTCTTCGGTAAGCCGGCGATTCTCAGCTTGTAAGCGGTAACGTTCCAGAGCCGACTCAACAGCGTACTCAAGCATCGCTAACTCGTTAATGGGTTTGAGTAGCACATCACTCGCCCCTAAGCGTAGGGCGGTAGTAACATCATCCATATCGGCTTTGCCAGATATCATCACCACCGGCAAATCAAGGAACTTGTCCCTGACATGTTCAAGCAAGGTCATACCGCTGCCATCACCCAATTTGAGATCGCAAAGCACCAGATCCACCGCTTCTTGCTCCAGCGTGTTTAACGCCGCCCGCAAGCTACCTGCACCTAAGACCTCAAAATCCAGGCGTTCAAGAAAAGCCGTAACCAGCTTTAGAAAAACCGGTTCATCATCAACAACGAGTATGCGTTCTCTTTTCATAGCGTAAAAAAGGAGCCCGAGGCTCCTTGTCCTGTACTACTCAATACTTTAAAACTTGTTCAATAGGGTCTTTCTGTCAATGCTGCGGCAAACAGAAGCTTCAGACTAGCAGACAAGGGCGTTTAATAAATAGCCAAATGAGTAAAGCGGCTCAACGCTAATAAATCCTAAACCACAAAAAAGGGCCCTTGGGCCCTTTTTATTGTCCGGAATCTTCATCCAGGTATTTATCGATATCAAAATCGTCTTGTTTCGGTTGCGGCATTGGTTGACCAAAGGTGTCAAAGTATTCCTTCTGGAAGTAAGCCTCCCGGATGAAAGAATAAGGGTCAACACTTTGATTAATAAGCCCTTCTTGAGGTATTAGCTTGGCTCTGTCGTCAATACCCTCAATACCCCAGCGAATGGCTTTTTCGGTAAAGTTCAGCAGTGCCAAAGGCGGGTAAAGCAAGTCGACAAAATCACCCGCCTCTTCACGCGGCGTAGTCGGCCCAAGTACCGGTAGCATCAAAAAAGGACCATCGGCAACACCGTAATAGCCCAGCACCTCACCAAAACCGGTTTCATGGCGATCAAGGCCAGTCATTGACGCCACATCAATAAAGCCCAATAAGCCAAAGGTGGTGTTTAACAGAAAACGCCCGAGGGTTTCGCCACTACGTTTAAATTGGAAACGCAATAACTGATTAACGGCGCTAGCTGGCTCAGACAGGTTCTGTGCAAAATTGAGCAGCCCCTTTTGAATAGGAGTTGGTACATGTTTGGTATAGGCAACGGTGACCGGCCTGGAAACATTAGGGTCAAGCACGTCCCAGTTAAGTGTCCACATTTCTCTGTTGAAGCTTTCCAGCGGATCGCGTTGATTAGCGGCTTTGAGCACAGGAGGCTTAGCATCAGGCAATACCTGAGGCTCGCTGGCGCAACCAGCGAGAACAACTAAGCATAGAGGCAACAACCGGCGCATTTACTTTGTCCTTTTATCTATAACCAAGCTTATTTGCTGCTCAGCAGCACTGACAGGACCTTTCTCACCGCTGAGATCCCCGCTTTGCACCTTGCCTATCTGACCACTTTGGCTAACCCGGGCACCGACGATATAACTGCTAGCATCAGCCAAGCTGCGACCGGGTATCATCGAGGTACTTCCAGATAATTCCACTTCCGTCGGCAAACGCGTTAGCGGTAGCCGCACAGCCGCCAAGGGTGGCCCACCCGCGGCTGCTTTTGCGTACACAAACAGTACCGCCGAATCAGGAAGTGATGCCTTTAATTCGGGCGACACACTGATCTTCACCAGTAACTTACGGCCAGCACCTTTTAACTTACTCTTGGCATCAGCAATACGTGCTGCCACCATCGCCGCCCTTGGGTCATTGGCTGGCAGATTATCCGCCAGATCCTGCCATACTGCCATGGCTTGCTTGTAATCTTGCCTTTGGTAGGCCACAAAGCCTTGAAGCAACAAGGCATCTGTATTGCCCGGCTCAAGAGCCAACAGCTTCTTCAGCGAGGTGTCAGCATCGGCTAAATCGGCTTTATCACCGCTCAGCAGTTTCACCTGCGCTAACCCCAATAAAGCCGCCTTATCATCCGGCGCTCTATCAAGGGCTTTTTGATAAGCCCCAACTGCCAATTCTTTCTCACCCAATGCAAAACCGACACGGCCGAGGAAAACCCAGGCATTAGTGTCGTCTTGTTCGCTCAGGCGAGTTCGAATACCCAAGGCTAAATCTTGCATTTGCTGGCGGTTAAGCTCGTGGCCAGCCGCCGGCTTTAACGCCTTTTGCGCCAAGTCTGGCAGCTGTTTCATTACCTGCTGCCAATGGCTTAACTGCTGACTGTTACCAAAGTGGGCGTACATACCCAGGGAGCAAAGCAGCAGCACAATAACGCCGGGTAACAAAACTATCCAGTTAACAGACTGTTGCGATTTTTCCTGTTGCTCAGCGTCATCCAGTAAGCTGCGCTTAAGCTCACTGTCGAGTTCATCAAAACGGTCTTGGTCAACCAAGCCCTGACGTTGCTCCAGCACTAATTCACGCTTGCGGTCTTGATACAGCTGAAGATTAAGTTGCTGCTGTGAGAGTGTGGAATCTGTCCACAACGGCACGAAAACCAAGGCAATGGCCACAATCAGCATGATGGCCATTACTAGGTACAACCAAATCATTGATGGTTTTCCTTCTCGTTTAGCAGCTTGGAGAGCCGTCTGTTTTCTTCGGCGTTCAAAGGAGATGCTTGCTCCTTACTGGCCCGCACGAAAATAAAAACAAGACCGCCAACCAGCACCAGAAAAGGCGCAAGCCAAAGGATGATGGTATCTAAACGCAGTGGTGGCTGGTAATGAATGAAGTCACCATAACGGGCTTTCATGTAGTCGATGATTTGGTCTCGGCTCTTACCGGCCTCGGTCATTTTATACACTTTATCCCGCAGATCCTTGGCCAGTTCAGCGTCGGAGTCGCCAATATCTTGATTTTGGCATTTAGGACAGCGCAGCTCCTTAATAAGCTCATGAAATTGCGCGTCTTTAGCAGGATCTGAGAACGTATAAGTGTCAATGGCCGCAGCAGCGACAACGCAATAGAGTGCTGCAGGTAGCAGCATGATATACAGCAGCGTTTTCATCATGGCTTAAGTCCGTTGTAGAGTGGCTTAAGGGTGTCATTCCACACCTTCTCAGTAACATCCCCAACTTGGCGATATCGGATGATTCCTTTTCCATCAACAAGGAAAGTTTCAGGGGCACCGTAGACACCCAAGTTCAACCCTAGCATGCCTTTGGGATCAGACAGCACCGCCTCATAAGGGTTACCCAGCTTACCGAGCCACTGCATAGCCGCGTCGCGCTTGTCCTTGTAATTAACCCCGACAATACGTACCCCCTGCTCCGCCAACTTATTTAGATATTGGTGCTCGGCATAACAGGTTGGGCACCAGGTTGCCCAGACATTAAGTAAGGTAGGCTGGCCCGTGGCGAGTAGCGTTTGGGTATGATGCTGCGCCGGGTCAAACAAATCAGGCACATTAAATTCAGGTACCGGTTTCCCCACCAGCACCGAATTTAAGGTACGGGGGTCGGAATACAGGCTCTTATATAAGAAACAAGCCAAAACCAGAAAACAGGCCAGTGGCAGTAATAACCAGAGCTTTTTCATGCCTGTGCCTCCTTCATTCGTGCAAAGCGATAACGTTTGTCGCTCACAATCAGCACGCCGGCAAAGGCCATGACAATACCGCCCCACCATATCCAACGCACAAAAGGCTTCACATGCACACGGATGGCCCAAGAGCCATCATCTAGCTGTTCACCTAAAGCAATATAAAGGTCACGAATAAAACCGCCGTCGATACCCGCTTCGGTCATCACCGAACGCGCCACCGGGTAAAAACGTTTTTGCGGTTCTAAAACAGCAACTTGCTCGCCGTCTTTTGTCACCGTAAAGTGCGCGCCATAGCCGTCGTAGTTGGCGCCTTTAACGGGGGTCATATCGTCAAAATGAAAGCGGTAACCCGACAGCTCATAGCTCTGCCCTGGCTTCAACCGAATGTCTTTTTCTTGCGAATAGCTGGTGGTTAAGGCAATACCGACCACGGTCACCGCCAACCCTAAATGGCCCAAGATCATTGCCCAGTGGCTGCGGTTCAGCATCTTCAGTCCTTTAAAGAAACCAAAGCGATTACCGACACGCAATTGTACTTCTTGGATGGTGGTGATGAGTACAAAAATGCTCAGCACCAAGCCCAGCATCGCATAACCATTAGCATTGCCCGCTAACAGCAAGGGCAGCAAAATACCCACCACTAAACTCAAAACAAAGGCTAACGACAGACGCTTTAATAGCGCTTTGGCCGGTTCACGCTTCCAACGCGCTAATGGACCTGCGCCCATGGCAAACGCAAACGGCACAAACAGCCAAGTGAAAAGCCCATTGAAAAAAGGCGCCCCAACCGAGATAGAGCCCAAGCCCATTTCCTTATGTACCAGCGGCATCAAGGTTCCCACCAACACAATGATGCAGGCGGTAGACAAAAAGACGTTGTTGCTCAGCAGCAAGCTTTCGCGGCTCAGTAGGGTAAAACTGCCCTGACTTTTAACCTTGGACGCCCTAAACGCATAAAGCGTCAGGCTGGCGCCAATAACGATGATAAGGAAGGTCAGGATAAAAAGGCCCCGGGTAGGGTCAGTGGCAAAGGCATGCACCGACACCAACACCCCAGAACGCACTAAGAAGGTTCCCATTAGGCTTAGTGAAAATGCCGCAATGGCTAATAACACCGTCCAGGCTTTGAATACACCGCGTTTCTCGGCTACCGACAGCGAGTGCAGCAGCGCAGTACCCGCCAGCCATGGCATGAAAGAGGCGTTTTCAACCGGGTCCCAGAACCACCAGCCGCCCCAGCCCAGCTCATAGTATGACCACCAAGAACCGAGGGTAATGCCGATGGTTAAAAACAGCCACGCCGCTGCCGTCCAGGGCCGTGACCACCGCGCCCAGGCCGTATCAAGTTTACCTGACAGCAGCGCCGCAATAGCAAAGGCAAAAGCCACCGAAAATCCCACATAGCCCATGTAAAGCATCGGCGGATGCACCACTAAGCCCGGGTCTTGAAGCATAGGGTTTAGGTCGGCGCCATCAACAGGGTAAAACGGCAACGAGCGGGAAAAGGGATCGGAGGTAAATAAAATAAACAGCAAAAAGCCAGTGGAAACCATGCCCATAACCGACAATACCCGCGCAACCGCAGGTAACGGCAAGGAGCGGGAAAACAGCGCCACTGCTGCGGCCCAGCCGGTTAAGATCAATACCCACAATAAAAGGGAGCCTTCATGAGCGCCCCAGGTAGCACAAATGCGATAAACCAGCGGCAGCTGAGTATTGGAGTTATCCGCGACATAGGCCAGGGTAAAATCGTTGCTAATAAAGGCATAAACCAAAGAGGCAAAGCTCAGTGCGACCAACACAAACTGGCCTAACGCCAATGGCCTTGCCATGGCCATTAACCGGACTTGCCCTCTAGCAGCGCCCCAAAGCGGATAAAAACAGGAAAGTAATGCCAGCCCAAGCGCCAACATCAATGCAAAGTGACCAAGTTCAGGAACCATTTACGCCTCGCTGGTGCATCTTGTTCGCAGCGTCCGCGACTTCAGGCGGCATGTATTTTTCATCGTGTTTAGCCAGCACCTGTGAAGCTCGAATGGTGCCGTTTTTAGTGAAGGTACCTTGGGCAACAATGCCCTGCCCTTCGCGGAAAAGGTCGGGCAGGATGCCAGAATAGAACACTCTGACTTTAAAACCGCTGTTGTCGGTTAAATCAAAATGCACGTCCAAGGTTTTATCGTTGCGCTTAACCGAGCCAGGTACAACTAAACCACCAATGCGCAACGTTTGGCCAGGGTGCGGTTTTACGCCGTCCTTGCCACTTTCAATTTCGCTAGGGGTAAAAAATAGGTTGATGTTTTGGCTCATGGCGTAAAGCACCAGCCCGGTTGCCAACGCCAAGCCAAGCACAATGGCGCTGACCACCATTAAGCGCATCTTACGACGAGGGTTCATTACGACTTTCCCCTTGTTGTCTTCTTGCTTGCCGTTGCATCCGGGCTTGGCGTTTTTGCAGACTTCGAATTAGAGCGCGTTCCTGCCCCCACAACCACAGTACTAATAAAATCAAGGCAGTTAAGGTTGTGCCATAGGCCAACCAAACGTAAAAGCCGTGATGCCCTTGGGCCAAAAATGCCTTAAAACTATGAAAATACATCAGTGCCGCTCCAACAACTTAGCCACCCAAGGCCTGCGCGACTCCATACTCAAAATCAGCGTTGCCATGCGTTTCATGGACAGTGCACCCAATAGCAATGCGAATCCGAGCAGATTAATTAATAATGGCCAAAGCATGCTGTCGGCCATATCAGGTTTAGCAAACCGGCTGATGGTGGCGCCTTGGTGCAGGGTATTCCACCATTGCACCGAATAATGAATGATCGGTAAGTTGATCACCCCGACTAACGCCAAAATGCCCGCCGCTCGGCCAGCGGTGCGCTTATCGCTGAAGGCACCATATAAAGCGATAACGCCCAAGTACAGAAACAATAAAATAAGTTGTGATGTAAGACGCGCGTCCC
Encoded here:
- a CDS encoding BCCT family transporter, with the translated sequence MSKNSITQQMNPPVFFGSALIILAVVLFAVIAPKTAGAAFGDVQSWIIANTGWFYILAVAIFLFFVVGLAFSSYGKVRLGPDHIEPDFSYGSWFAMLFSAGMGIGLLFFGVAEPVMHFTNPPVGQGQTVAAAKEAMRITFFHWGMHAWAIYAVVALSLAYFSFRHGLPLTIRSALYPILGERIHGPIGHAVDIFAVLGTMFGVATSLGLGVMQVNAGLQFLFDVPTNLTVQILLIVGITLLATISVVVGLDGGIKRLSELNLGLAVLLLFFVLLAGPTVFLLQTLVQNTGSYLSDIVSKTFNLYAYKPDHSWIGGWTLFYWGWWIAWSPFVGMFIARVSRGRTIREFVIGVLCVPVGFTFMWMTFFGDTAIHMILVQGIDSVGSAVQADTSTAIFKFLKELPWSGVMSLLATLLVVTFFVTSSDSGSLVIDMITSGGREEPPVWQRIFWALTEGAVAIALLVAGGKDGLKALQTLSIASALPFAIVMLFMCYALWKALRVEGLKQSSLRYSVSPPGQAGSAAPRAAGYTWKNRLQRIVSWPKKAEVKTYINETVKPVLHSVAEELRTTTEMEVVVKEDQDDRAAIVVSHGEEIDFIYEVRARGYTAPTFAFPEFNFTEKDEAKHFRAEVHLREGGQGYDVYGYTKEQVVNDILDQYEKHMQFLHMVR
- a CDS encoding GGDEF domain-containing protein — protein: MAGIGVCGDPSTSALEQMLMLTARALGVERMGLTCQRRRISWFYPSDPTEQLLPLVRHAKKQYFNDAVLLLLPVLEDDNVVATLGVWQHKDDFPPGLEQVAELFAQELKLRDLLSHVPLDQTKLKDSPVVMVMWEANPALPVCFISDNAQALLGMDVMAIRSGEARFEDWLNDDDVKAFLRLLNAHVRGARQSELDYRLKGANGKVHWVRQYSVAQYDINGNVTAIYGYLLEQTHRKLLELQIKATRDRLSMVMEASAMGVADWDLLQDQLLLSPQLSFMLGVSPEELEPCLHSWQQFIHPADSAQVEEALKRHLAALTKGFHCEYRIIRPSGDIRWLESHGRVVEYSKDGEPLRMLFMHQDISARKSEERARERQQALLNLIHQAQSQFLEEQNLSASCDGIFESLLAIAESQFGFISEVHHTEKGLPYMRVQTISDISWDATSRALYQKHIESGLEFHNMNTLFGQAIVTGKPVISNNVRRDPHSGGTPKGHPPLESFLGLPISYRGELLGVVGLANRSEGYSEEEVRFLNPLIDTLGMLMHARLVEKARCEAEAELALLASTDMLTGLLNRRAFMRAMNEIIDEGQKYTLVVMDLDHFKLINDTFGHSVGDQVLKHFADIIKEHVESTDVLARIGGEEFVWLFKSKEPDNGYARTEKVREAVCATPLVHNGKEVTLTVSLGVTVLGGKDKNGDEALNRADAALYEAKKKGRNQTVAA
- a CDS encoding response regulator, with protein sequence MKRERILVVDDEPVFLKLVTAFLERLDFEVLGAGSLRAALNTLEQEAVDLVLCDLKLGDGSGMTLLEHVRDKFLDLPVVMISGKADMDDVTTALRLGASDVLLKPINELAMLEYAVESALERYRLQAENRRLTEELEAANVELQLNLRMLEESKLAGREVQQQMFPEPLLRWHEVTLRYQLFTASEIADQFVDYVALDDRYLVVLVARFGHASSNSAFLSVVLKTLFNQPVKQYRAGEPSLLLNPAPFLDYLNVELLKSQLEQPVRALYMVIDREKHQVRYGNAGYTPVPVHSGEAMDEGQAPLGMFEWSRYLESVHDFVAQTQILLANRHLAWKWPMDPQKAISEQLALPEEGGRDEDLLLLGIFQEARH
- a CDS encoding MlaA family lipoprotein — encoded protein: MRRLLPLCLVVLAGCASEPQVLPDAKPPVLKAANQRDPLESFNREMWTLNWDVLDPNVSRPVTVAYTKHVPTPIQKGLLNFAQNLSEPASAVNQLLRFQFKRSGETLGRFLLNTTFGLLGFIDVASMTGLDRHETGFGEVLGYYGVADGPFLMLPVLGPTTPREEAGDFVDLLYPPLALLNFTEKAIRWGIEGIDDRAKLIPQEGLINQSVDPYSFIREAYFQKEYFDTFGQPMPQPKQDDFDIDKYLDEDSGQ
- the ccmI gene encoding c-type cytochrome biogenesis protein CcmI, with product MIWLYLVMAIMLIVAIALVFVPLWTDSTLSQQQLNLQLYQDRKRELVLEQRQGLVDQDRFDELDSELKRSLLDDAEQQEKSQQSVNWIVLLPGVIVLLLCSLGMYAHFGNSQQLSHWQQVMKQLPDLAQKALKPAAGHELNRQQMQDLALGIRTRLSEQDDTNAWVFLGRVGFALGEKELAVGAYQKALDRAPDDKAALLGLAQVKLLSGDKADLADADTSLKKLLALEPGNTDALLLQGFVAYQRQDYKQAMAVWQDLADNLPANDPRAAMVAARIADAKSKLKGAGRKLLVKISVSPELKASLPDSAVLFVYAKAAAGGPPLAAVRLPLTRLPTEVELSGSTSMIPGRSLADASSYIVGARVSQSGQIGKVQSGDLSGEKGPVSAAEQQISLVIDKRTK
- a CDS encoding cytochrome c-type biogenesis protein; translation: MMKTLLYIMLLPAALYCVVAAAAIDTYTFSDPAKDAQFHELIKELRCPKCQNQDIGDSDAELAKDLRDKVYKMTEAGKSRDQIIDYMKARYGDFIHYQPPLRLDTIILWLAPFLVLVGGLVFIFVRASKEQASPLNAEENRRLSKLLNEKENHQ
- a CDS encoding DsbE family thiol:disulfide interchange protein, producing the protein MKKLWLLLPLACFLVLACFLYKSLYSDPRTLNSVLVGKPVPEFNVPDLFDPAQHHTQTLLATGQPTLLNVWATWCPTCYAEHQYLNKLAEQGVRIVGVNYKDKRDAAMQWLGKLGNPYEAVLSDPKGMLGLNLGVYGAPETFLVDGKGIIRYRQVGDVTEKVWNDTLKPLYNGLKP
- a CDS encoding heme lyase CcmF/NrfE family subunit; this translates as MVPELGHFALMLALGLALLSCFYPLWGAARGQVRLMAMARPLALGQFVLVALSFASLVYAFISNDFTLAYVADNSNTQLPLVYRICATWGAHEGSLLLWVLILTGWAAAVALFSRSLPLPAVARVLSVMGMVSTGFLLFILFTSDPFSRSLPFYPVDGADLNPMLQDPGLVVHPPMLYMGYVGFSVAFAFAIAALLSGKLDTAWARWSRPWTAAAWLFLTIGITLGSWWSYYELGWGGWWFWDPVENASFMPWLAGTALLHSLSVAEKRGVFKAWTVLLAIAAFSLSLMGTFLVRSGVLVSVHAFATDPTRGLFILTFLIIVIGASLTLYAFRASKVKSQGSFTLLSRESLLLSNNVFLSTACIIVLVGTLMPLVHKEMGLGSISVGAPFFNGLFTWLFVPFAFAMGAGPLARWKREPAKALLKRLSLAFVLSLVVGILLPLLLAGNANGYAMLGLVLSIFVLITTIQEVQLRVGNRFGFFKGLKMLNRSHWAMILGHLGLAVTVVGIALTTSYSQEKDIRLKPGQSYELSGYRFHFDDMTPVKGANYDGYGAHFTVTKDGEQVAVLEPQKRFYPVARSVMTEAGIDGGFIRDLYIALGEQLDDGSWAIRVHVKPFVRWIWWGGIVMAFAGVLIVSDKRYRFARMKEAQA
- the ccmE gene encoding cytochrome c maturation protein CcmE — protein: MNPRRKMRLMVVSAIVLGLALATGLVLYAMSQNINLFFTPSEIESGKDGVKPHPGQTLRIGGLVVPGSVKRNDKTLDVHFDLTDNSGFKVRVFYSGILPDLFREGQGIVAQGTFTKNGTIRASQVLAKHDEKYMPPEVADAANKMHQRGVNGS
- the ccmD gene encoding heme exporter protein CcmD, translated to MYFHSFKAFLAQGHHGFYVWLAYGTTLTALILLVLWLWGQERALIRSLQKRQARMQRQARRQQGESRNEPSS